One genomic region from Tautonia marina encodes:
- a CDS encoding DUF1559 domain-containing protein, with amino-acid sequence MRHSAIRKSGFTLIELLVVIAIIGVLIALLLPAVQSAREAARRAQCTNNLKQLALASHNYHDTNGAFPAGSYSPDWLDPNTFPSPDVWHDPNSTCCPWGSYSWAGAILPFVEGNNVYNAINIALPAYAFTVPEVSGWAGPSNERGPAGSLANSTAAGAMPNAFVCPSVDRVQPESQFKDYAINGGTGMCCPERTRTQAQRRAVGDGMGAMNMYVKMSEIRDGTSNTILYTEKAHNGNHSWVPLNAGSNQFLWVHHVSQGYVTAAEHNGNPFPPNSTYPNSRGAFGRHPGGVMVAFVDGHVAFLKEHVNFQTYRALFTRSGSEVISADSY; translated from the coding sequence ATGCGTCACTCCGCGATTCGAAAGTCCGGCTTCACCCTGATCGAACTGCTGGTGGTCATCGCCATCATCGGCGTCCTGATCGCCTTGCTCCTGCCGGCCGTGCAGTCGGCTCGTGAGGCGGCCCGACGTGCCCAGTGCACCAATAATCTCAAGCAACTCGCACTGGCCTCGCACAACTACCACGATACCAACGGCGCCTTCCCCGCGGGGAGTTACTCCCCGGACTGGCTCGACCCGAACACCTTCCCCTCACCAGACGTGTGGCACGATCCGAACAGTACGTGCTGCCCGTGGGGAAGCTACAGTTGGGCCGGTGCCATTCTCCCCTTTGTCGAGGGGAATAATGTTTACAACGCGATCAATATCGCCCTGCCTGCTTACGCCTTTACTGTTCCCGAAGTCTCGGGTTGGGCCGGTCCCAGTAATGAACGCGGGCCGGCCGGTAGCCTGGCCAACTCGACCGCCGCAGGGGCAATGCCCAACGCCTTCGTCTGCCCGTCAGTCGACCGAGTCCAGCCGGAAAGCCAGTTCAAGGACTACGCCATCAACGGCGGAACCGGGATGTGCTGCCCGGAGCGAACCCGGACTCAGGCCCAGCGCCGGGCAGTCGGCGATGGAATGGGCGCGATGAATATGTACGTCAAGATGTCCGAGATTCGTGATGGAACGAGCAACACGATCCTTTACACAGAAAAAGCCCACAACGGCAACCACAGTTGGGTTCCTTTGAATGCGGGAAGCAATCAATTCCTCTGGGTTCATCACGTCTCGCAGGGATATGTCACCGCCGCCGAGCACAACGGCAACCCCTTCCCACCAAACTCGACCTACCCGAATTCACGAGGGGCCTTTGGACGGCATCCGGGCGGCGTCATGGTCGCATTTGTGGACGGCCACGTTGCATTCCTCAAAGAACATGTCAACTTTCAAACCTATCGCGCCCTGTTCACTCGGAGCGGGAGCGAGGTGATTTCGGCAGACTCGTACTGA
- a CDS encoding CRTAC1 family protein, whose amino-acid sequence MRSQPLSRSQASRDLGWPLPHRALISMAVVLVVVLLIATGCHDPLASSASEAPPPPPSHPASGPWFVDRAPEFGLNVVTISGSPEKRSILESLGVGVALFDADGDGDLDIFVASGSQVVEGEVVSAGGPWLFRNDGPGHWTDTTSSSGLQARGWAQGVAVADYDADGDLDLFLAQHGPDVLWQNLGDGTFRDVTEEAGLGHDSFWGVAATWGDYDGDGWPDLYVTNYVTVDAAEPPPQVGYRGRSVQVFAGPESLRGEPDVLWRNRGDGTFEDVTESVGLLSPEGKGMGALFADFDRDGDLDLFVTNDTQPNEFFRNENGHFHEEGQLVGLALSEMGRAEGSMGIDLADLDGDGWFDLAYSNFHKEGTRLLINHEGRMYSDIARQSSDALTTILYVGWGIVLADFNHDGHPDLFQANGHVYPLGPTERYDQPPMLLRNVGALRFEDVTSDWGPSLADQRSGRSVAAGDLDHDGDLDLVMTTIDGPLRVLINEGQRLGHSITLRLVGRPPNRDAVGAIAELQAGGKTWINTVRRGGSFMAASDSSLHFGIGPTDSITSLQIHWPDGTSSLFPGESIPINSSITLSQDDPTPIVLPYHHTGR is encoded by the coding sequence ATGCGGTCCCAACCCCTCTCGCGGTCTCAGGCTTCCAGGGACCTAGGCTGGCCTCTGCCCCACCGCGCTCTGATCTCGATGGCGGTGGTGCTGGTGGTGGTGCTGCTGATCGCGACTGGCTGTCACGATCCTCTGGCGAGTTCCGCGTCCGAAGCACCACCGCCCCCTCCCTCCCATCCCGCGTCCGGGCCGTGGTTCGTCGATCGAGCGCCGGAATTCGGCCTCAACGTGGTGACGATCAGCGGGTCCCCAGAAAAGCGGTCCATCCTGGAATCGCTCGGGGTCGGTGTTGCCCTTTTTGATGCCGACGGGGATGGCGACCTGGATATCTTCGTGGCCTCCGGGAGCCAGGTCGTCGAGGGCGAGGTCGTGTCCGCCGGTGGTCCCTGGCTCTTCCGAAACGACGGGCCCGGGCACTGGACCGACACCACCTCGTCATCGGGACTGCAGGCTCGAGGGTGGGCCCAGGGTGTTGCCGTTGCTGACTACGATGCCGACGGCGACCTCGACCTCTTTCTCGCCCAGCATGGCCCCGATGTGCTCTGGCAGAACCTCGGGGACGGCACCTTCCGTGACGTGACTGAAGAGGCGGGCCTCGGCCACGACTCGTTCTGGGGCGTCGCCGCGACCTGGGGAGACTACGACGGTGACGGATGGCCTGATCTTTACGTCACGAACTATGTCACCGTCGATGCTGCCGAGCCCCCGCCTCAAGTCGGTTATCGGGGCAGGTCCGTCCAGGTGTTTGCCGGTCCCGAGTCTCTTCGGGGAGAGCCCGACGTACTCTGGCGCAACCGAGGCGACGGCACGTTCGAAGACGTCACCGAATCCGTCGGTCTGCTCAGTCCCGAGGGCAAGGGAATGGGAGCTCTCTTCGCAGACTTCGATCGCGATGGTGATCTCGACCTCTTTGTGACCAACGACACCCAGCCCAACGAGTTCTTCCGCAACGAGAACGGCCACTTCCACGAGGAGGGTCAGCTCGTTGGCCTCGCCCTCAGCGAGATGGGGAGGGCCGAGGGGAGCATGGGGATTGACCTGGCCGACCTCGACGGCGACGGCTGGTTCGACCTCGCCTACAGCAACTTTCACAAGGAAGGGACCCGGCTCCTCATCAATCACGAAGGCCGGATGTACTCCGACATCGCTCGTCAATCCTCGGACGCACTCACCACAATCCTCTACGTCGGATGGGGCATCGTTCTCGCCGACTTTAACCACGATGGCCATCCCGACCTGTTCCAGGCCAACGGCCACGTCTACCCGCTGGGACCGACGGAACGCTACGACCAGCCTCCCATGCTCCTCCGGAACGTGGGAGCCTTGCGCTTCGAAGACGTCACCTCAGACTGGGGCCCGAGCCTGGCTGACCAGCGATCCGGCCGAAGCGTCGCGGCCGGCGACCTCGACCACGACGGCGACCTCGACCTGGTCATGACCACGATCGATGGTCCGCTCCGCGTGTTGATCAACGAAGGCCAACGCCTGGGCCACTCCATCACCCTTCGTCTCGTCGGTCGTCCCCCCAACCGAGACGCTGTCGGAGCCATCGCCGAGCTTCAAGCCGGAGGCAAAACCTGGATCAACACCGTCCGCCGGGGTGGCAGTTTCATGGCCGCCTCCGACTCTTCGCTCCACTTCGGCATCGGCCCCACCGACTCGATCACCTCACTCCAGATTCACTGGCCCGACGGCACCTCCTCGCTTTTTCCGGGCGAGTCGATCCCCATCAACTCCTCGATCACCCTTTCCCAGGACGACCCCACCCCGATCGTCCTCCCGTATCATCACACGGGCCGATGA
- a CDS encoding glycosylase, translating to MSRVIRWGLLVLVLPLGGASAQEPRQDQGFPAWLVQWEPVDANPLFEGEGGTAWDAKIRERGWICREPDGSYRLWYTGYNEDRSPTRFLGHATSPDGIVWTRDPRNPLHTDHWVEDMCVLRQGDRYYMFAEGKNDVAHLLTSADGIDWKRQGPLDVRLTNGQPIPPGPYGTPTVLIKEGVWHLFYERGDRGVWLATSTDLQVWTNVQDDPVIPLGPESYDQTAVALNQIIELDGVYYGIYHANAHRPWRDWTTCLARSTDLIHWEKYAGNPIIADNRSSGIFIEEPDGWVLYTMHPDVRRFESTGSGDESNRP from the coding sequence ATGAGTCGCGTCATCCGATGGGGATTGCTGGTCCTGGTGTTGCCTCTTGGCGGGGCATCGGCTCAGGAACCTCGGCAAGACCAGGGATTTCCGGCATGGCTCGTTCAGTGGGAGCCGGTCGACGCCAACCCGCTCTTTGAAGGTGAGGGGGGAACGGCCTGGGACGCCAAGATCCGGGAACGAGGTTGGATCTGCCGAGAGCCGGACGGTTCCTATCGGCTCTGGTACACCGGCTATAACGAGGATCGATCCCCCACCCGATTCCTCGGCCATGCCACGTCGCCCGATGGCATTGTCTGGACCCGAGATCCGAGGAATCCGCTGCATACGGATCACTGGGTCGAGGACATGTGCGTGCTTCGCCAGGGCGATCGCTATTACATGTTCGCCGAGGGAAAGAATGATGTCGCCCACCTCCTGACCTCCGCCGACGGGATCGACTGGAAGCGCCAGGGGCCGCTCGACGTCCGCCTGACCAATGGCCAACCGATCCCTCCAGGGCCGTACGGCACACCCACGGTCCTCATCAAGGAGGGGGTCTGGCACCTCTTCTACGAGCGAGGGGATCGAGGAGTCTGGCTTGCCACGTCAACCGACCTCCAGGTCTGGACCAATGTGCAAGACGACCCGGTCATCCCGCTCGGTCCAGAGTCCTACGATCAGACGGCCGTGGCCCTGAACCAGATCATCGAACTCGACGGCGTCTACTACGGCATCTACCACGCCAACGCCCACCGACCCTGGCGCGACTGGACAACCTGTCTGGCTCGATCGACCGACCTGATTCACTGGGAAAAGTATGCCGGCAACCCGATCATTGCCGACAACCGATCGAGCGGAATCTTCATCGAGGAACCGGACGGCTGGGTCCTTTACACCATGCATCCCGATGTCCGGCGCTTTGAGTCCACCGGATCGGGCGATGAATCGAATCGTCCCTGA